In Mytilus trossulus isolate FHL-02 chromosome 14, PNRI_Mtr1.1.1.hap1, whole genome shotgun sequence, a genomic segment contains:
- the LOC134697096 gene encoding uncharacterized protein LOC134697096 isoform X1 → MVQESKLKILFLFWLKLAFVVCCCVPDQWEGRLAIKFGEIEDGRLSAGWEFYNMSFDATNQKVAYVGHIGVDESEWYEQVLQDYSKGKQYAVKAGTCKITPLEGNVTTCIPSNAKMLLSSYFGFGQDKLSVNFYQFSLNQTSIEISVVKESCVPVTQHVETQTAVGEMHYIGVAAGISNKKIFDIPLSCQNRTQSSVDTSIKWVNKRRNSFSSVWW, encoded by the exons atggTCCAGGAAAgtaaattgaaaattcttttcttgttttggtTGAAACTGGCGTTTGTTGTATGTTGTTGCGTTCCAGACCAATGGGAAGGACGATTGGCAATAAAATTTGGAGAAATTGAAGATGGCCGACTTAGTGCTGGTTGG GAGTTTTACAATATGTCTTTTGATGCCACCAATCAGAAAGTCGCTTATGTTGGTCATATTGGAGTCGACGAATCAGAATGGTATGAACAGGTGTTACAGGATTATTCAAAG GGCAAACAATATGCAGTTAAAGCTGGAACTTGCAAGATAACACCATTAGAAGGAAACGTAACGACATGCATCCCAT cTAACGCTAAGATGTTACTATCCTCATACTTTGGTTTTGGGCAGGACAAATTAAGTGTCAATTTCTACCAGTTCTCATTGAATCAAACATCGATAGAAATATCTGTTGTGAAGGAAAGCTGTGTACCAGTAACCCAGCACGTAGAGACACAGACTGCAGTTGGCGAAATGCATTACATAGGGGTTGCGGCAGGaattagtaataaaaaaatcttcgaCATCCCATTATCCTGTCAGAATCGAACACAATCTTCAGTG gaTACATCAATCAAGTGGGTTAACAAACGACGAAACTCATTTAGCTCAGTATGGTGGTGA
- the LOC134697096 gene encoding uncharacterized protein LOC134697096 isoform X2: MSFDATNQKVAYVGHIGVDESEWYEQVLQDYSKGKQYAVKAGTCKITPLEGNVTTCIPSNAKMLLSSYFGFGQDKLSVNFYQFSLNQTSIEISVVKESCVPVTQHVETQTAVGEMHYIGVAAGISNKKIFDIPLSCQNRTQSSVDTSIKWVNKRRNSFSSVWW; this comes from the exons ATGTCTTTTGATGCCACCAATCAGAAAGTCGCTTATGTTGGTCATATTGGAGTCGACGAATCAGAATGGTATGAACAGGTGTTACAGGATTATTCAAAG GGCAAACAATATGCAGTTAAAGCTGGAACTTGCAAGATAACACCATTAGAAGGAAACGTAACGACATGCATCCCAT cTAACGCTAAGATGTTACTATCCTCATACTTTGGTTTTGGGCAGGACAAATTAAGTGTCAATTTCTACCAGTTCTCATTGAATCAAACATCGATAGAAATATCTGTTGTGAAGGAAAGCTGTGTACCAGTAACCCAGCACGTAGAGACACAGACTGCAGTTGGCGAAATGCATTACATAGGGGTTGCGGCAGGaattagtaataaaaaaatcttcgaCATCCCATTATCCTGTCAGAATCGAACACAATCTTCAGTG gaTACATCAATCAAGTGGGTTAACAAACGACGAAACTCATTTAGCTCAGTATGGTGGTGA